From a single Fusarium fujikuroi IMI 58289 draft genome, chromosome FFUJ_chr03 genomic region:
- a CDS encoding probable mannosyltransferase required for complex glycosylation, producing the protein MARPMGAVRLKKTNPLTLALGAILCIFIIVFLVSPSGKSATARRFESITAEHHLSPPTSPYRKSKSRSGVPLKPPPVVHYNLNNVTITTSPIANRENVLILTPMSRFYPGYWDNLLRLTYPHELITLGFILPKTKEGNQATTELQEHIHKTQKHGREGDKFKSIIILRQDFDPAIVSQDEAERHKLKNQKARREVMSKARNSLLFTTLGPDTSWVLWLDADIIETPTTLIQDLASFDKPLIVPNCFQRYYDEEHKQMAERPYDFNSWQDSETALALAAKMGPDEILLEGYAEMPTYRMLMAYLAVEGGDRNLVIPLDGVGGTALLVKADVHRDGAMFPPFPFYHLIETEGFAKMAKRLGWQPYGLPNYKVSHFSVAAKIWH; encoded by the coding sequence ATGGCCCGACCCATGGGGGCGGTTCGTCTCAAGAAGACGAATCCCTTGACCCTCGCGCTCGGAGCGATCCtgtgcatcttcatcatcgtcttcctcgtctccCCGTCGGGCAAATCCGCAACCGCTCGCCGATTCGAGTCCATAACTGCAGAACATCACCTCTCGCCGCCGACTTCACCGTACCGAAAGTCAAAATCCCGATCTGGCGTACCGCTCAAGCCACCACCCGTTGTGCACTACAACCTTAACAATGTCACCATTACAACTTCGCCCATCGCGAACCGAGAAAATGTCCTCATCCTAACTCCCATGTCTCGATTCTACCCCGGCTACTGGGACAATCTTTTGCGCTTGACTTATCCTCATGAACTCATCACATTGGGGTTCATCCTACCCAAAACCAAGGAGGGCAACCAAGCCACCACCGAACTCCAAGAGCACATCCACAAGACGCAAAAGCATGGCCGTGAGGGTGACAAATTCAAGAGCATCATTATTCTTCGCCAAGATTTTGATCCTGCTATTGTTTCGCAGGATGAAGCCGAACGCCACAAGCTTAAAAACCAGAAGGCCCGTCGCGAGGTTATGTCGAAGGCCCGGAATTCACTACTGTTCACGACTCTCGGACCCGATACCTCCTGGGTCCTGTGGCTAGATGCCGACATCATTGAGACCCCCACAACCCTGATCCAGGATCTCGCCTCGTTCGATAAGCCGCTCATTGTCCCAAACTGCTTCCAGCGATATTATGACGAGGAACATAAGCAAATGGCCGAGCGGCCATACGATTTTAACAGCTGGCAAGACAGCGAAACAGCACTGGCACTCGCTGCCAAGATGGGACCCGACGAAATTCTTCTCGAGGGCTACGCTGAAATGCCAACATATCGAATGCTTATGGCATACCTGGCTGTTGAAGGCGGTGACCGTAATCTGGTCATCCCACTTGATGGAGTTGGAGGCACTGCGCTTCTAGTCAAGGCAGATGTGCATCGCGATGGTGCCATGTTCCCTCCCTTCCCCTTCTACCATCTTATTGAGACTGAGGGATTCGCCAAAATGGCTAAGCGATTAGGCTGGCAGCCATATGGCCTGCCCAATTACAAGGTCAGCCATTTCTCTGTTGCAGCCAAGATCTGGCACTAA
- a CDS encoding related to RNA and export factor binding protein, which yields MADKMDRGLDEIIADTRANRSRNHRGQGRRREPRNDYPRDGVRKVDFPRPPMMPTRPVQPSSQLVLSVLGAFSVRDDSRNLDSEWVHDRFEENNNRRAPAPRRRRESPDQESKGAKLRVDNIHYDLTEEDLDELFRRIGPVVRLQLRYDRAGRSEGTAYVTYELKEDAQEAVKQFDGANANGQPIRLTLLPSRNPFDTAVMPGRPLAERISSPGERRSHSPHRRYDDDDAARRGIDRYVPGQGPRRSPMPRQGGRGRGQGGRRPGARRDGRDGRDGGRDQEGGRGGRGNPRGKKTQEELDAEMADYFGGGDNQQAAEPVDQQNAPTAQTQAPAQTQAQAATDDIDMIE from the exons ATGGCTGACAAGATGGATCGCGGTCTCGATGAGATCATCGCTGATACT CGCGCCAATCGATCTCGCAACCACCGTGGCCAAGGTCGCCGACGTGAACCCCGTAATGACTACCCTCGCGATGGTGTTAGAAAG GTTGACTTCCCTCGCCCTCCAATGATGCCAACTCGACCTGTACAACCCTCCTCGCAACTCGTCCTTTCAGTGCTCGGGGCTTTT TCCGTTCGCGACGATTCACGAAACCTTGATAG CGAATGGGTCCATGACCGATTCGAAGAGAACA ACAATCGCCGAGCTCCTGCTCCTCGCCGCCGCCGCGAATCCCCAGACCA GGAGTCCAAGGGCGCCAAGCTCAGAGTTGACAACATTCACTATGATCTCACTGAGGAAGACCTGGAT GAGTTATTTCGAAGGATCGGCCCAGTTGTTCGCCTTCAGCTACGGTATGACCGCGCTGGGCGATCCGAGGGTACTGCTTACGTGACGTACGAACTGAAGGAGGACGCTCAGGAGGCGGTCAAACAGTTTGATGGTGCCAATGCCAATG GTCAGCCCATTCGATTGACTCTGCTACCCTCGCGAAACCCATTTGATACCGCCGTTATGCCCGGCCGTCCACTGGCAGAGCGAATCTCGAGTCCCGGGGAACGAAGATCCCATTCCCCCCATCGCCGgtatgacgacgacgatgctgCTCGCAGAGGAATCGATAGATATGTTCCCGGCCAGGGTCCTCGCCGCAGCCCAATGCCTAGACAGGGTGGTCGGGGCCGAGGTCAGGGTGGTCGTCGCCCTGGTGCTCGACGCGATGGCAGAGATGGCAGAGATGGTGGCAGAGATCAGGAGGGCGGACGCGGCGGACGAGGCAATCCTCGTGGAAAGAAGACACAGGAGGAGTTGGATGCAGAGATGGCGGACTACTTTGGCGGCGGTGACAACCAGCAGGCCGCAGAACCTGTTGACCAGCAAAATGCACCCACTGCTCAAACACAGGCACCTGCGCagactcaagctcaagctgcgACCGACGACATTGACATGATCGAGTAG
- a CDS encoding probable valine--tRNA ligase translates to MATNSGRGNPIAASEGIQDATSTPPAVPAAEKKEIVESATGAHATGQDAGAAAAAGAPKVKTEKELEKERKKAEKQAKFEAKKQKAAATAPKAVKEKKPKEKKVEEEPLPEYVEDTPEGEKKRIRSFEDPHFKAYNPIAVESAWYSWWEKEGFFKPEFKPDGSVKDEGKFVIVHPPPNVTGALHMGHALGDSLQDLMIRWNRMQGKTTLWLPGCDHAGISTQSVVENMLWRKEGKTRHDLGREEFVNTVWKWKDEYHKRINKALTSLGGSFDWSREAFTMDKNLSAAVTETWVKLHEEGTIYRANRLVNWCTKLNTALSNLEVVNKELTGRTLLEVPGYDKKVEFGVIVHFKYPIEGSDELVEVATTRIETMLGDTGIAVHPKDERYKHLIGKTAIHPFIEGRKLPIIADEYVDMEFGTGAVKLTPAHDPNDFTLGQKHGLEFINILTDDGLMNENTGAYKGQKRFDVRYTIQDDLKAKGLYVDKKDNAMKVPLCEKSKDIIEPLLKPQWWVRMKELAEPALAAVRDGRIKIRPETAEKSYFRWLEDINDWCISRQLWWGHRCPVYYAKIEGGAGDIPEEKLWFAGRTREEAEEKANAALPGKTYTLEQDEDVLDTWFSSGLWPFSTLGWPNNTHDLQTLYPTEVLETGWDILFFWIARMIMLGLKMTGDIPFKEVYCHSLVRDSEGRKMSKSLGNVVDPLDVISGIQLQSLHDKLLQGNLHPSEVTKATKYQKTAFPEGIPQCGADALRFTMINATTGGGDINLDVKIIHGYRKFCNKIFQATKYVLGSLPKDFTPSTSGVVRGETLAERWILHKMNTAAKEINRALEDREFSKSTLIVYRYWYNELCDVYIENSKAIIRDGTPKERESAVQTLYTALEAALAMIHPFMPFITEEMWQRMPRRPEDQTKSIMVAKYPVYHEKLNDPESERAYELVLGCSKAARSLMAEYALKDEAEGKCYNPAYNDTALTTVKEQSSSIKTLSGKGIKGVEILNPDANRPAGCVAYPVSTEASVFLHVKGRVDLDAEIAKAQKKLDKAKSNIQKQEKILNDPGYLEKVSDAVRETDEKRLADAKQELNSFEETIKQFEQLKLE, encoded by the exons ATGGCGACCAACAGTGGGCGAGGAAACCCAA TCGCCGCCAGCGAGGGCATCCAGGACGCTACCAGCACTCCTCCAGCCGTTCCCGCcgcggagaagaaggagattgtcGAGTCTGCCACCGGTGCGCACGCTACAGGTCAAGATGCCGGCgcagcagccgcagccgGTGCGCCCAAGGTGAAGACTGAGAAGGAGT TGGAGAAGGAACGAaagaaggccgagaaacAGGCCAAGTTcgaagcaaagaagcaaaaggccGCTGCCACCGCCCCCAAAGCtgtcaaagaaaagaagcctaaggaaaagaaggtcgaggaggagcCTCTCCCCGAATACGTCGAAGACACCCCGgagggcgagaagaagcgaatcCGGTCATTTGAAGACCCCCATTTTAAAGCCTACAACCCCATTGCGGTCGAGTCTGCATGGTATAGCTGGTGGGAGAAGGAGGGCTTCTTCAAACCCGAGTTCAAGCCCGATGGAAGCGTCAAGGACGAGGGCAAGTTCGTCATCGTTCACCCTCCCCCCAATGTCACTGGTGCTCTGCACATGGGTCACGCACTTGGTGACTCCCTTCAGGATCTGATGATTAGATGGAACCGTATGCAAGGCAAGACTACCCTCTGGTTGCCCGGATGTGATCATGCTGGTATCTCTACGCAGAGCGTTGTTGAGAACATGCTTTGGAGAAAGGagggcaagacaagacatgaCCTTGGCCGTGAGGAATTTGTTAACACCGTCTGGAAGTGGAAGGACGAATACCATAAGCGCATCAACAAGGCCCTGACCAGCCTGGGAGGATCCTTTGACTGGAGCAGAGAGG CTTTCACCATGGACAAGAACTTGTCTGCTGCTGTTACTGAGACCTGGGTCAAGCTTCACGAGGAGGGCACTATCTACCGAGCAAACCGACTTGTTAATTGGTGCACCAAGCTTAACACCGCGCTTTCCAACCTCGAGGTCGTCAACAAGGAGTTGACTGGCCGTACCCTGCTCGAAGTCCCTGGTTACGACAAAAAGGTCGAGTTCGGCGTCATTGTCCACTTCAAATACCCCATTGAAGGTTCCGATGAGCTTGTCGAGGTTGCCACCACCCGTATTGAGACTATGCTTGGTGATACCGGCATTGCTGTCCACCCCAAGGACGAGAGGTACAAGCACCTCATCGGAAAGACTGCCATCCACCCCTTTATCGAGGGCCGCAAGCTACCCATCATCGCCGACGAGTATGTCGACATGGAATTCGGTACCGGTGCTGTCAAGCTTACTCCAGCTCATGATCCTAACGATTTCACTCTCGGCCAGAAGCACGGTCTTGAGTTTATCAACATCTTGACCGACGATGGTCTTATGAACGAGAACACCGGCGCTTACAAGGGCCAGAAGCGATTCGACGTCCGTTACACTATCCAAGATGATCTCAAGGCCAAAGGTCTAtatgttgacaagaaggacaatgCTATGAAGGTCCCTCTGTGCGAAAAGTCTAAAGATATCATTGAGCCTCTTCTGAAACCCCAATGGTGGGTCCGCATGAAGGAACTCGCTGAGCCTGCCTTGGCTGCTGTTCGAGACGGGCGCATTAAGATCCGACCAGAGACTGCTGAGAAGAGCTACTTCCGATGGCTTGAGGACATCAACGACTGGTGCATCAGCCGGCAACTCTGGTGGGGTCACCGATGTCCCGTCTACTACGCTAAGATCGAGGGCGGCGCTGGAGACATCCCTGAGGAGAAGCTCTGGTTTGCCGGCCGAACACgagaggaggctgaggagaaaGCTAATGCTGCACTCCCTGGCAAGACATATACACTtgagcaagatgaggatgTCCTCGACACATGGTTCTCCTCTGGGCTCTGGCCCTTCAGCACCCTCGGCTGGCCCAACAACACCCACGACCTCCAAACTCTCTATCCCACAGAGGTCCTCGAGACCGGTTGGgacatcctcttcttctggattGCCAGAATGATCATGCTCGGTCTCAAGATGACGGGCGATATCCCATTCAAGGAGGTCTACTGCCACAGTCTTGTTCGAGATTCTGAAGGTCGTAAGATGAGTAAGAGTTTGGGCAACGTCGTTGATCCCCTGGATGTCATCTCAGGTATCCAGTTGCAGTCTCTCCACGACAAGCTTCTACAAGGTAACCTACACCCCAGCGAGGTTACAAAGGCCACCAAGTATCAGAAGACTGCCTTCCCCGAGGGTATCCCCCAGTGTGGTGCTGATGCCCTGCGTTTCACCATGATTAACGCCACAACCGGTGGTGGTGATATCAACCTAGATGTCAAGATTATCCACGGATACCGCAAGTTCTGTAACAAGATCTTCCAAGCTACCAAATATGTTCTGGGAAGTCTCCCCAAGGACTTCACTCCCTCGACGTCAGGGGTTGTCCGTGGCGAAACTCTTGCCGAGCGGTGGATTCTTCACAAGATGAACACCGCGGCCAAAGAGATCAACCGTGCTCTTGAGGATCGCGAGTTTTCAAAGTCAACATTGATCGTCTACCGCTACTGGTACAACGAGCTTTGCGATGTCTACATCGAGAACTCAAAGGCCATCATCCGTGACGGTACTCCAAAGGAGCGTGAGTCTGCTGTCCAGACTCTCTACACTGCTCTCGAGGCCGCTCTCGCCATGATTCACCCTTTCATGCCCTTCATCACTGAGGAGATGTGGCAACGAATGCCCCGACGACCTGAGGATCAGACCAAGTCTATCATGGTCGCGAAGTACCCCGTCTACCACGAGAAGCTTAATGACCCCGAGTCTGAGCGCGCTTACGAGCTTGTTCTAGGCTGCTCCAAGGCCGCTCGCTCACTGATGGCTGAGTACGCCCTCaaggatgaggctgagggCAAGTGCTATAACCCT GCCTACAACGATACTGCTCTCACCACCGTTAAGGAGCAGTCGTCTTCTATTAAGACCTTGAGCGGTAAGGGTATCAAGGGAGTCGAGATCCTCAACCCCGACGCTAATAGACCCGCCGGGTGCGTCGCCTATCCTGTCTCAACCGAGGCCTCCGTTTTCCTTCACGTCAAGGGCcgcgttgaccttgatgccgagatcgccaaggcgcagaagaagctcgacaagGCAAAGAGCAACATTCAAAAACAGGAAAAGATTCTCAATGACCCTGGCTACCTTGAGAAGGTCTCAGACGCCGTCCGCGAGACAGACGAGAAGAGATTGGCAGATGCCAAGCAAGAGCTTAACAGCTTCGAGGAGACCATCAAGCAGTTTGAGCAGCTAAAGCTGGagtag
- a CDS encoding probable U5 snRNP 100 kD protein → MPLDIEEILRQKKAADAAAAKPRFIPKAERERLAAEKAKKEEDEQKRKASEDAQKRREEEQKWAARSNGPSRHNDSTNGSSRVPTGPKAMNQENGRDRDVYRDQGRGRGRGREGRKGDKQAADKQSAEDIEATLLRSRYLGPQVNQQSNFSAKKKRMRTTEKKFNFEWDADEDTSRDNDPLYTRQAVNHNGSFAGVGGEFDDEAEERARKRARMIEQRDPENGKERAKGIMEDFFRARDKARQRADRTGLGKRWTEKSLEDMRERDWRIFKEDFGIATKGGMIPNPMRSWQESNLPKRLLNIVEDVGYKEPTPIQRAAIPIALQARDLIGVAVTGSGKTAAFLLPLLVYISDLPPLDELNKNDGPYALIMAPTRELVQQIESEARKFAGPLGFRVVSIVGGHSIEEQMYNMRDGAEIIVATPGRLIDCLDRRMLVLAQCCYVIMDEADRMIDMGFEEPVNRILEALPVNNEKPDTEDAEDATKMKRYLGGNDRYRQTMMYTATMPPQVEKIAKKYLRRPAVVTIGNAGEAVDTVEQRVEFIPGEDRRKKRLQEILASNDFAPPIIVFVNIKRNCDAVARDIKQMGWTVATLHGSKTQEQREASLQSVRNGATQVLVATDLAGRGIDVPDVSLVVNFNMAPKIDSYTHRIGRTGRAGKSGVAITFLGPEDADTMYDLKQILSKSSISKVPEELKRHEAAQSKPVRGDGGGSRKDKEEGLGKGGW, encoded by the coding sequence ATGCCCCTCGATATTGAAGAAATCTTGCGGCAAAAGAAGGCTGCAGATGCCGCAGCTGCAAAGCCTAGGTTCATCCCCAAGGCCGAACGAGAGCGACTAGCAGCtgaaaaggcaaagaaggaggaagacgagcAGAAGCGCAAGGCTTCCGAAGACGCACAGAAACGGCGAGAGGAAGAACAAAAATGGGCCGCCAGATCAAACGGCCCTTCAAGGCACAACGATTCCACGAATGGATCATCGCGCGTACCGACGGGGCCCAAGGCTATGAACCAGGAGAATGGGCGTGATCGAGATGTGTATAGAGATCAAGGAcgagggagaggaagaggaagagaaggtcGGAAGGGAGATAAACAGGCCGCGGATAAGCAGTCTGCAGAGGATATCGAGGCCACTCTTCTCCGGTCACGATACCTGGGGCCCCAAGTCAACCAGCAGTCCAACTTTTCGGCGAAGAAGAAACGAATGCGAACAACAGAGAAAAAGTTCAATTTCGAGTGGGACGCTGATGAAGACACGTCACGCGACAACGATCCCTTGTATACTCGTCAGGCCGTCAACCACAATGGATCATTCGCCGGTGTTGGTGGAGAATTCGAcgatgaagccgaggagCGCGCTCGCAAGAGAGCTCGAATGATAGAGCAGAGAGATCCAGAAAATGGAAAAGAGAGAGCAAAGGGCATCATGGAAGACTTCTTCCGGGCACGCGACAAAGCGAGACAACGAGCTGATCGAACAGGACTGGGCAAGCGATGGACTGAAAAGTCTTTGGAAGATATGCGCGAGCGGGATTGGCGAATTTTCAAAGAAGATTTTGGAATCGCTACAAAGGGCGGTATGATTCCGAATCCCATGCGAAGCTGGCAAGAATCGAATCTCCCTAAGCGTTTGCTCAACATTGTCGAGGATGTGGGTTACAAGGAGCCGACGCCCATTCAGCGAGCTGCAATTCCTATCGCGCTGCAAGCCCGCGATCTAATCGGTGTAGCTGTCACTGGTTCCGGAAAGACAGCCGCCTTCCTGCTACCACTGTTAGTCTACATCTCTGATCTACCGCCCCTCGACGAGCTCAATAAGAACGATGGCCCCTAcgctctcatcatggcccCGACTCGAGAACTGGTGCAGCAGATCGAGTCCGAAGCCAGGAAATTTGCTGGCCCCCTCGGCTTTCGCGTTGTGAGCATCGTCGGTGGCCACTCTATCGAGGAACAAATGTACAACATGCGCGATGGTGCTGAGATCATCGTTGCTACACCGGGTCGTCTTATCGACTGTCTCGATCGACGAATGCTCGTCCTAGCACAATGTTGCTATGTCATTATGGATGAAGCAGATCGTATGATCGACATGGGTTTTGAGGAACCTGTTAACAGGATCCTCGAAGCACTACCAGTCAACAACGAGAAGCCGGATACGGAAGATGCAGAGGACGCAACAAAAATGAAGCGTTATTTGGGTGGAAACGATCGTTACAGACAGACCATGATGTATACAGCAACCATGCCGCCTCAGGTGGAAAAGATTGCGAAGAAGTACCTCCGCCGTCCAGCCGTCGTCACCATTGGTAATGCAGGCGAAGCCGTTGACACTGTCGAGCAGCGTGTCGAGTTCATTCCCGGCGAGGACCGCCGCAAGAAGCGTCTGCAAGAGATACTTGCCTCGAACGACTTTGCGCCACCCATTATTGTCTttgtcaacatcaagcgCAACTGTGATGCTGTCGCCCGGGACATTAAGCAGATGGGTTGGACGGTTGCCACACTCCATGGTTCCAAGACCCAGGAACAgcgagaagcttctctccAGTCAGTGCGCAACGGCGCGACGCAAGTTCTCGTTGCAACTGATCTTGCTGGCCGTGGTATCGATGTTCCCGATGTCTCCCTCGTCGTCAACTTCAATATGGCCCCTAAAATCGACAGCTACACTCATCGTATCGGCCGAACAGGTCGTGCTGGCAAGAGTGGTGTTGCCATTACTTTTCTGGGTCCTGAGGACGCTGATACCATGTACGATCTCAAGCAAATCCTCAGCAAGAGCTCCATCTCCAAGGTCCCAGAAGAGTTGAAGAGACATGAGGCTGCACAGTCAAAACCAGTACGTGGTGACGGCGGAGGATCAAGGAaagacaaggaagaaggGTTAGGGAAAGGAGGCTGGTAG
- a CDS encoding probable ribosomal protein YmL25, mitochondrial: protein MASTSQFIGLAKSLPAPLQRFFARYPPAAILPENTPKTRYQEERPNPFRFYKHPVTGKWQDPVYSQRRQAELVKMARENGVEDLLPETRKGTEYKLAHRVEHGLRVKGTGVGQKVKGHIHERHMIAKMETRRKAMLDMPSLIKRWKRVGKYGWTKFPK, encoded by the exons ATGGCGTCAACATCACAGTTCATTGGGCTTGCAAAGTCGCTGCCCGCACCACTACAGCGCTTCTTTGCCCGCTATCCTCCCGCCGCCATCCTCCCCGAAAATACCCCAAAGACCCGATACCAAGAGGAGAGGCCGAACCCTTTCCGCTTCTACAAGCACCCAGTGACTGGCAAATGGCAGGATCCTGTCTACTCGCAGCGTCGTCAGGCTGAgttggtcaagatggccCGTGAGAACGGCGTTGAGGATCTGCTGCCAGAAACACGAAAGGGCACTGAGTACAAGCTGGCTCACCGGGTTGAGCATGGTCTGAGAGTCAAGGGTACTGGTGTAGGACAGAAGGTCAAGGGTCATATTCACGAACGACATATGATTGCAAA GATGGAGACGAGAAGAAAAGCCATGCTGGATATGCCCAGTCTTATCAAGCGCTGGAAGAGG GTGGGCAAATACGGTTGGACCAAGTTCCCCAAATAA
- a CDS encoding related to Caj1p codes for MASSQAVVTSPEVATHYQVLGLTPTLLDTQHDSTSLIKRAYHRALLRNHPDKVTNSDPSSVCFTVDQITTALNTLSDPSSRAAYDAALRVSRPSDKRDGSFQTGVENVDLDDLAFDEDQECWYRPCRCGNEHSYEFCEADLEEVSDEGELVVGCLDCSLWLRVHFAVIEDEQQPHPSDKTLKDLT; via the coding sequence ATGGCCTCTTCACAGGCTGTAGTCACCTCACCAGAGGTGGCAACACATTATCAAGTCCTCGGCCTCACGCCCACGCTACTCGACACACAGCACGATTCTACATCTCTCATAAAGCGCGCCTATCACCGGGCCCTCCTCCGTAACCACCCAGACAAAGTCACAAATTCAGATCCATCCTCTGTTTGCTTCACAGTCGACCAAATCACAACTGCTCTCAACACTCTTTCCGacccttcttctcgagcagcTTACGACGCCGCTCTGCGGGTGTCTCGCCCAAGCGACAAGAGAGATGGCTCTTTTCAGACCGGCGTGGAAAATGTTGACCTAGATGATCTGGCATTTGATGAGGATCAGGAATGCTGGTACCGCCCTTGTCGCTGTGGGAATGAGCACAGCTATGAGTTTTGCGAAGCAGACTTGGAAGAAGTGAGTGATGAGGGAGAGCTTGTGGTTGGCTGTCTCGACTGTAGTTTGTGGCTTCGAGTTCACTTTGCCGTTATTGAGGATGAACAACAACCACATCCTTCAGATAAAACATTGAaagacttgacttga
- a CDS encoding probable 14-3-3-like protein, giving the protein MGHEDAVYLAKLAEQAERYEEMVENMKIVAGEDRDLTVEERNLLSVAYKNVIGARRASWRIVTSIEQKEESKGNSSQVTLIKEYRQKIEAELAKICDDILEVLDQHLIPSAKSGESKVFYHKMKGDYHRYLAEFAIGDRRKDSADKSLEAYKAATEVAQTELPPTHPIRLGLALNFSVFYYEILNAPDQACHLAKQAFDDAIAELDTLSEESYKDSTLIMQLLRDNLTLWTSSEAETSAAGQAEAPKEDAPAAATEEPAAPAEEPKAE; this is encoded by the exons atGGGCCACGAAGACGCCGTCTACCTTGCCAAGCTCGCCGAGCAGGCTGAGCGATATGAGG AGATGGTTGAGAACATGAAGATTGTCGCTGGTGAGGATCGAGATCTCACTGTCGAGGAGCGAAACCTTCTCTCCGTTGCCTACAAGAACGTCATTGGCGCCCGCCGTGCCTCCTGGCGCATAGTCACCTCTATCGAGCAGAAGGAAGAGTCAAAGGGCAACTCTTCTCAGGTTACCCTTATCAAGGAGTACCGACAGAAGATCGAGGCCGAGCTTGCCAAAATCTGCGACGACATTCTCGAGGTTCTCGACCAGCACCTTATTCCCTCTGCCAAGTCTGGCGAGTCCAAGGTTTTCTACCACAAGAT GAAGGGTGACTACCACCGTTACCTTGCTGAGTTCGCCATCGGTGACCGCCGCAAGGACTCTGCCGACAAGTCCCTCGAGGCCTACAAGGCTGCTACTGAGGTTGCTCAGACTGAGCTTCCTCCTACTCACCCTATCCGCCTGGGTCTTGCCCTCAACTTTTCAGTTTTCTACTACGAAATTCTCAACGCCCCTGACCAGGCTTGCCACTTGGCCAAGCAGGCATTTGACGACGCTATTGCTG AGCTCGATACCCTGAGCGAGGAGAGCTACAAGGACTCTACACTGATTATGCAACTGCTCCGTGACAATCTT ACTCTCTGGACCTCCTCTGAGGCCGAGACCTCCGCTGCTGGTCAGGCCGAGGCTCCCAAGGAGGACGCACCTGCGGCCGCTACCGAGGAGCCAGCTGCCCCGGCCGAGGAGCCTAAGGCCGAGTAA
- a CDS encoding related to H+-transporting ATP synthase inhibitor precursor, mitochondrial produces MLRTTFRQTAAFRPVRCFSTTPRVMTEGATGSVRPTGGSGDAFQRREKASEDYAIRQREKEKLIELKKKLQEQQQHLDRLSKHIDEITREQGGEKN; encoded by the exons atgcTTCGCACAACCTTCCGCCAAACAGCCGCCTTCCGGCCTGTTCGATGCTTCTCTACCACTCCTCGCGTCATGACTGAGGGAGCTACTGGTTCAGTCCGTCCCACCGGTGGTTCCGG TGATGCCTTCCAGCGACGGGAAAAGGCCAGCGAGGATTACGCTATCCGCCAGcgcgagaaggagaagctcatcgagctcaagaagaagctccaggagcagcagcagcaccttGACCGTCTCTCCAAGCACAT TGACGAGATCACCCGTGAGCAGGGCGGCGAGAAGAACTAA